One genomic region from Halomicrobium zhouii encodes:
- a CDS encoding cell wall-binding repeat-containing protein encodes MSDRSRRAFLRDLAALPVGTGVAGAALAATGRRENQAGPESDDFGEWTATTMTTRLAGRSDYETAAAITQTVYTAINEHTRPGAAILINDSELAAALPGVAVIHHPIDGAVLLTERDSLPAATRAEIERLHPEGVTVDGNVQVYLVGGERYVSADVEQTVRDMGLKTSRIGGETPVEVAANGDQYLSTVHANHRDTVFVADLDDLRRAIPAQSWNAHGGDGFLYVDGDRIPRPTRRQLEARFDEAYVYLLGDEDAIDEGVARDLAQFGHVQRIPNAGDPYTLSTAFAGYRDVGRNQGWVFGEWPRKIGWGIAESGHNFIFANPEHWRIALPACVESHRGKHGPMLLVEQGSVPSNVERYLSDLTRPHEAAPYDRKYNHGWVVGDTDQIDPRVQARLHALLQEPGGDG; translated from the coding sequence GTGAGCGACCGGAGCCGTCGCGCGTTCCTGCGCGACCTGGCGGCCCTGCCGGTCGGGACCGGTGTCGCTGGCGCGGCGCTGGCAGCGACCGGGCGCCGCGAGAACCAGGCGGGTCCCGAGTCCGACGACTTCGGCGAGTGGACCGCCACGACGATGACTACTCGGCTCGCCGGTCGAAGCGACTACGAGACCGCGGCGGCGATTACCCAGACGGTCTACACCGCGATCAACGAGCACACCCGACCCGGGGCGGCGATCCTGATAAACGACAGCGAACTGGCGGCCGCGCTCCCCGGCGTCGCGGTGATCCACCACCCGATCGACGGCGCCGTCCTGCTGACGGAGCGCGACTCGCTGCCGGCCGCGACGCGCGCCGAGATCGAGCGGCTCCACCCGGAGGGCGTCACCGTCGACGGGAACGTCCAGGTGTACCTCGTCGGCGGCGAGCGCTACGTCTCCGCCGACGTCGAGCAGACCGTCCGGGACATGGGGCTGAAGACGAGCCGGATCGGTGGTGAGACGCCCGTCGAGGTCGCCGCCAACGGCGACCAGTACCTCAGCACCGTCCACGCGAACCACCGTGACACCGTCTTCGTCGCCGACCTCGACGACCTGCGGCGGGCGATCCCGGCCCAGTCCTGGAACGCCCACGGCGGCGACGGTTTCCTCTACGTCGACGGCGACCGGATCCCCCGACCGACGCGGCGACAGCTGGAAGCGCGTTTCGACGAGGCCTACGTGTACCTGCTGGGCGACGAAGACGCCATCGACGAGGGAGTGGCCCGCGACCTCGCGCAGTTCGGCCACGTCCAGCGGATCCCGAACGCCGGCGACCCCTACACGCTCAGCACCGCCTTCGCCGGGTACCGCGACGTCGGCCGGAACCAGGGGTGGGTGTTCGGCGAGTGGCCTCGCAAGATCGGCTGGGGGATCGCCGAGAGCGGGCACAACTTCATCTTCGCGAACCCCGAGCACTGGCGGATCGCCCTGCCGGCCTGCGTCGAGAGCCACCGCGGGAAACACGGGCCGATGCTCCTCGTCGAGCAGGGGTCGGTCCCCTCGAACGTCGAGCGGTACCTCTCGGACCTCACGCGCCCCCACGAGGCGGCGCCCTACGACCGCAAGTACAACCACGGCTGGGTCGTCGGCGACACCGACCAGATCGACCCACGGGTCCAGGCGCGACTCCACGCCCTGTTACAGGAGCCAGGTGGTGACGGATGA
- a CDS encoding DUF4396 domain-containing protein, with product MDRWKTIAIGTAALVTILVATQPLYVVALTLFDYGEAPNGSYATVQTKDVTRFPVADPARQSELTARAARPPGSGLNYSTVVRVPGGDWRTALAATHLRASDDAVLLYGDAAPPGSANGTNATTIDAAAAGESPAETAAALATRGGGADDVSPNNVVVVSSGAPRWALPAAAWSAYSGDPILYANDDGVPDATRRAIDELGASHAYVLAPPSLIGDDALSNLGVEWTRVAGQTPQSHAVEVAEFRDESRDFGWGIHERDKVGYYNFVLVNPGEPAHAVSAANLQWGKAGPVLLVHEDGSLPAVTENYAWQTQPAWFSTPAEGPFNHVFAMGTTDEVSWVSQGRLDYAVEITQYRHQGAGLSPLEAVAAVWAGFSLLGTTFVFAHVRHRIPEANSWTKMVWPLTTLLLGPFGFALYWLAYRGRQVVETEDGPRVLRPYWLRAATATAMGVGFAASTMIATAFLLNYVGIPMVVLDGPLFWLGNAMTVLIVLVYAVAFLVSWLIFHVPMLRDSRGLDTGEAIREGAKLVAVSMTSVSIGMMGGMWGLMMLNLPMMPGDDNILWFGVMVFATLVGFVVAMPVNGRLVRQRRKPGGAL from the coding sequence ATGGACCGCTGGAAGACGATAGCGATCGGCACCGCTGCGCTGGTAACGATCCTCGTGGCGACGCAACCGCTGTACGTCGTCGCGCTGACCCTGTTCGACTACGGGGAGGCGCCGAACGGTTCGTACGCGACGGTACAGACGAAGGACGTGACCAGGTTCCCGGTCGCCGACCCGGCGCGACAGAGCGAACTCACGGCGCGGGCGGCGCGACCGCCCGGGTCGGGCCTGAACTACTCGACCGTCGTCAGGGTTCCGGGCGGTGACTGGCGGACCGCGCTGGCGGCCACGCACCTCCGCGCGAGCGACGACGCCGTCCTCCTCTACGGGGACGCGGCGCCGCCGGGGAGCGCGAACGGGACGAACGCCACGACGATCGACGCGGCGGCCGCCGGCGAGTCGCCCGCCGAGACGGCCGCCGCCCTCGCGACCCGCGGCGGCGGCGCCGACGATGTGAGCCCGAACAACGTCGTCGTGGTGAGTTCCGGGGCGCCCCGGTGGGCGCTGCCCGCCGCGGCCTGGAGCGCGTACTCCGGGGACCCGATCCTCTACGCGAACGACGACGGCGTCCCGGACGCGACCCGGCGAGCGATCGACGAACTCGGGGCGTCTCACGCCTACGTCCTCGCGCCGCCGTCGCTGATCGGCGACGACGCGCTGTCGAACCTCGGCGTCGAGTGGACCCGGGTCGCCGGCCAGACGCCCCAGTCCCACGCCGTCGAAGTCGCCGAGTTCCGCGACGAGTCCCGCGACTTCGGCTGGGGCATCCACGAGCGCGACAAGGTCGGCTACTACAACTTCGTGCTGGTGAACCCCGGCGAACCGGCCCACGCGGTCTCGGCGGCGAACCTCCAGTGGGGGAAGGCCGGCCCCGTCCTGCTGGTCCACGAGGACGGGAGCCTGCCGGCCGTCACCGAGAACTACGCCTGGCAGACCCAGCCGGCGTGGTTCTCGACGCCCGCGGAGGGACCGTTCAACCACGTGTTCGCCATGGGGACGACGGACGAGGTCTCCTGGGTCTCCCAGGGTCGGCTGGACTACGCGGTCGAGATCACGCAGTACCGTCACCAGGGGGCGGGGCTCAGTCCGCTCGAGGCCGTCGCGGCGGTGTGGGCGGGATTTAGCCTCCTCGGCACGACGTTCGTGTTCGCGCACGTGCGCCACCGCATTCCCGAGGCGAACAGCTGGACGAAGATGGTGTGGCCGCTGACGACGCTCCTGCTCGGCCCGTTCGGCTTCGCCCTCTACTGGCTCGCCTACCGGGGCAGGCAGGTCGTCGAGACGGAGGACGGCCCGCGCGTGCTCCGACCGTACTGGCTCCGGGCGGCCACGGCGACGGCGATGGGCGTCGGGTTCGCCGCGAGTACGATGATCGCGACGGCGTTCCTGCTCAACTACGTCGGCATCCCCATGGTCGTCCTCGACGGCCCGCTGTTCTGGCTGGGGAACGCCATGACGGTGCTCATCGTCCTCGTCTACGCCGTCGCCTTCCTCGTCTCGTGGCTAATCTTCCACGTCCCGATGCTCAGGGACTCCCGCGGGCTCGACACCGGCGAGGCGATCCGCGAGGGCGCGAAGCTCGTCGCGGTGAGCATGACGAGCGTCTCGATCGGCATGATGGGCGGCATGTGGGGACTGATGATGCTCAACCTCCCGATGATGCCCGGCGACGACAACATCCTCTGGTTCGGCGTGATGGTGTTCGCCACGCTCGTCGGGTTCGTCGTCGCGATGCCGGTCAACGGCCGGCTCGTCAGGCAGCGCCGCAAGCCGGGTGGTGCGCTGTGA
- a CDS encoding saccharopine dehydrogenase family protein, whose protein sequence is MTDGLLIYGAYGYAGRLIARHAVRQGLEPVLAGRRAEPVERLASDLGLAHAVFSLEHPPVVEGQVRDVDVVLNCAGPFSATTTPMLSACLDAGTDYLDIAGNVDVLESIAERDAEASAAEITSLPGVGFDVVATDCLAAQLHDEDLEATHLTLAIDGLGTFSPGTVKSMIDGLKRPGVVRQQGRLRDVPMAWKTREFDFGSGPETAVTVPWGDVSTAYYTTGIPNIETYAVVPEYAADVMVRTRRLAPLLGTKPVRSVLKQLVDVAVSGPSATERARSESRIYGEVIDEDGRQVSARLRTPDTYDVTAATAVEAAGRALQGAVEPGFQTPASAFGPEFVYAFDGVRREESEERVAVKA, encoded by the coding sequence ATGACAGACGGTCTGCTCATCTACGGCGCGTACGGCTACGCGGGGCGGCTGATCGCTCGCCACGCGGTCAGGCAGGGGCTCGAACCCGTCCTGGCCGGGCGACGGGCGGAACCGGTCGAGCGGCTGGCGAGCGACCTCGGCCTTGCCCACGCGGTGTTCAGCCTCGAACACCCGCCGGTCGTCGAGGGGCAGGTACGCGACGTCGACGTCGTGTTGAACTGCGCCGGGCCGTTCTCGGCGACGACGACGCCGATGCTCTCGGCCTGTCTCGACGCCGGGACGGACTACCTCGACATCGCGGGCAACGTGGACGTCCTCGAATCCATCGCCGAGCGGGACGCCGAGGCTTCGGCGGCCGAGATCACGTCCCTGCCCGGGGTGGGGTTCGACGTCGTCGCGACGGACTGCCTGGCCGCCCAGCTCCACGACGAGGACCTGGAGGCCACCCACCTCACGCTCGCCATCGACGGCCTCGGCACGTTCTCGCCGGGGACGGTCAAGTCGATGATCGACGGGCTGAAACGCCCCGGCGTGGTCCGCCAGCAGGGCCGGCTCCGGGACGTCCCGATGGCCTGGAAGACCAGGGAGTTCGACTTCGGTTCCGGGCCGGAGACTGCCGTCACCGTGCCGTGGGGCGACGTCTCGACGGCCTACTACACGACGGGCATCCCCAACATCGAGACCTACGCCGTGGTGCCCGAGTACGCCGCCGACGTGATGGTGCGAACCCGCCGCCTCGCGCCGTTGCTGGGGACGAAGCCGGTCCGAAGCGTGCTGAAACAACTGGTCGACGTCGCCGTTTCGGGGCCCTCGGCCACCGAGCGCGCACGGAGCGAGAGCCGCATCTACGGGGAAGTTATCGACGAGGACGGCCGACAGGTCTCGGCGCGTCTCCGGACGCCCGACACCTACGACGTGACCGCGGCGACCGCCGTCGAGGCCGCTGGCCGGGCGCTCCAGGGCGCCGTCGAGCCGGGCTTCCAGACGCCGGCCTCGGCGTTCGGTCCCGAGTTCGTCTACGCCTTCGACGGCGTCCGGCGCGAGGAGAGCGAGGAACGGGTCGCGGTGAAGGCCTGA
- a CDS encoding heavy-metal-associated domain-containing protein, translated as MSETITVEGMSCEHCEQTVAEALEGVDGVTDVSVDREAETATVEGDADTGSLVAAVDDAGYDASA; from the coding sequence ATGAGCGAAACTATCACCGTCGAAGGGATGTCCTGCGAACACTGCGAGCAGACCGTCGCGGAGGCGCTCGAGGGCGTCGACGGCGTGACCGACGTCTCCGTCGACCGCGAGGCCGAGACGGCGACGGTCGAGGGCGACGCCGACACCGGGTCGCTCGTCGCGGCCGTCGACGACGCCGGGTACGACGCCTCGGCCTGA